A genomic segment from Colletotrichum higginsianum IMI 349063 chromosome 5, whole genome shotgun sequence encodes:
- a CDS encoding Ribosomal protein L33, which yields MAKKANRLPPNTAKSRVMIVRLLSMAATGYFYTFKRLRTASPMSMLKYDPIIISQSREWDGRADDTTVRRKVLFLEQKKKGK from the exons ATGGCTAAAAAAG CTAACCGTCTGCCCCCAAACACAGCGAAATCCCGTGTCATGATCGTCCGGCTCTTGTCCATGGCCGCGACTGGATACTTCTACACCTTTAAGCGTCTCCGAACCGCGTCGCCTATGAGCATGCTGAAATATGACCCGATAA TCATATCGCAAAGTCGAGAATGGGATGGCAGAGCTGACGATACCACAGTCCGGAGAAAAGTCTTGTTCCTGgagcaaaagaagaagggaaaatGA
- a CDS encoding WD repeat protein, with product MKLTNPGTVPVYTVSGASTARPLPDWLARRRKRSLKNDPEYQNRVELLQDFEFEEASTCIRISEDGDWAVSAGTYKPQIHVHNLPQLSLSFARHTNSLTEKLTILSSDYSKTLLLQDDRRLEFHTPMGCHYTIRIPRYGRDLLYDRQSTEALVPAVGVDQDGLGEVFRLNLEIGRFMKSFQIDVGGDEEGAGLQGSIEAGSVNAAALAEGTHGLAAFGTSIGTVEFWDPRSKSRVARLGCQEGAITALDFSASGLSIATGSATGMVQLFDLRRPVPLLTKDQGYGFPIKKLIHMTTASQEKKILSADKRIIKIWDEADGTPWTSVEPIVDLNDIAWCKDTGMLLTANEGKSQHSFFIPSLGPAPRWCSFLDNMVEEMAEEVRSETYDNYKFLTLPELKQLSMEHLIGKTNLLRPYMHGYFVASKLYEQARLIANPYVWEEERTKRIKEKVEKERASRIRGNKKVKVNQKLADKLLKKQENREVVDTQAGLLGDDRFSKLFEDEAFTVDESTYEFRALNPSTKIAAKDTHEIGVSSAARPVVDSGPKGLGKKATQEYEMKISSSNQKHEMEKDTALGTRVHKSGRINKTNRGDAYGEKAVTFVPQGKKKHGGQQPDHHDDSRPRDHKNNARRSASTNTFRRL from the exons ATGAAGTTGACAAACCCGGGAACCGTTCCGGTGTACACCGTCTCTGGCGCCTCAACAGCCAGGCCTTTGCCGGACTGGCTGGCGAGACGGAGAAAGCGATCACTCAAGAACGACCCCGAGTACCAAAACAGAGTAGAGCTTCTCCAGGACTTCGAGTTCGAAGAGGCCAGTACCTGCATTCGCATCAGTGAGGATGGCGACTGGGCCGTCAGCGCAGGAACCTACAAGCCTCAGATTCACGTCCACAACCTCCCTCAATTATCTTTGTCGTTTGCGCGCCATACGAACTCTCTTACCGAAAAGTTGACCATCCTCTCCTCCGACTATTCGAAAACTCTGCTTCTACAAGATGACCGACGCCTCGAATTCCACACCCCTATGGGCTGCCACTACACGATTCGCATTCCCCGTTACGGAAGAGACCTGCTTTACGACAGGCAGTCTACCGAAGCGCTTGTCCCGGCGGTGGGAGTGGATCAAGACGGTCTGGGCGAAGTCTTCCGGCTGAACCTCGAGATTGGCAGGTTCATGAAGTCATTCCAGAttgatgtcggcggcgatgaagaaGGGGCTGGTCTGCAGGGAAGCATTGAGGCGGGAAGTGTCAACGCTGCTGCGCTGGCAGAGGGTACCCACGGCCTTGCCGCGTTCGGCACGTCCATCGGCACAGTCGAGTTTTGGGACCCCCGATCGAAGTCAAGAGTGGCTCGCCTTGGATGTCAAGAGGGTGCCATCACTGCCTTGGATTTCAGCGCTTCAGGGCTTTCTATCGCTACCGGTTCCGCGACAGGCATGGTTCAGCTATTTGATCTGCGTCGCCCTGTTCCTCTCTTGACCAAGGACCAAGGCTACGGCTTCCCGATCAAAAAGCTGATTCACATGACCACTGCCTCGCAAGAGAAGAAGATTCTATCTGCCGACAAGAGAATCATCAAGATCTGGGATGAGGCCGATGGCACGCCATGGACTTCAGTCGAGCCTATCGTTGATCTCAACGACAT TGCTTGGTGCAAGGACACCGGTATGCTTCTTACGGCCAATGAAGGCAAGTCACAGCATTCCTTTTTCATTCCCAGCTTGGGACCGGCCCCAAGATGGTGTTCGTTCCTCGACAACATGGTTgaggagatggcggaggaggtccgCTCGGAGACGTACGACAACTACAAGTTCTTGACGCTGCCCGAACTCAAGCAACTGAGCATGGAGCATCTTATCGGCAAAACCAATCTGCTCCGGCCGTACATGCACGGATACTTCGTCGCATCCAAGCTCTACGAGCAGGCTCGCCTCATCGCGAACCCATACGTctgggaagaggagaggacAAAGCGTATCAAggagaaggtcgagaaggagcgCGCCAGCAGAATCAGAGGCAACaagaaggtcaaggtcaACCAAAAGCTCGCCGACAAGCTCCTCAAGAAGCAGGAGAACAGAGAGGTTGTGGACACCCAagccggccttctcggcgacgaccGTTTCAGCAAGCtcttcgaggacgaggccttCACCGTCGACGAGTCCACCTACGAGTTCCGTGCTCTCAACCCCAGTACCAAGATTGCCGCCAAGGATACTCACGAGATTGGTGTCAGTTCTGCTGCACGCCCTGTGGTAGACTCGGGCCCGAAGGGTCTCGGAAAGAAGGCTACCCAGGAATACGAAATGAAAATATCTTCCTCCAACCAGAAGCATGAAATGGAGAAAGACACCGCCCTCGGTACCAGGGTGCACAAGTCGGGCCGCATCAATAAGACGAACCGTGGAGATGCGTACGGCGAGAAAGCGGTCACGTTTGTTCCGCaaggcaagaagaagcatGGCGGACAGCAGCCCGATCACCACGACGACTCGAGGCCTCGGGATCACAAGAACAAcgcgagaagaagcgccaGCACAAACACATTCCGAAGGCTATGA
- a CDS encoding Methylthioadenosine phosphorylase, with protein MASLPETFDRPVHIAVIGGTGLGKLEGYTPVAALNPTTPWGKPSSPIQILEHNGVPIAFLARHGLHHQFAPHEVPARANIAALRSIGVRCVIAFSAVGSLREEIKPMDFVVPDQVIDRTKGVRPFTFFEGGVVGHVGFADPFDKGLAEVVKRCAAHMQGDGVVLHEKGTIICMEGPQFSTRAESHMYRSWGGSVINMSALPEAKLAREAEMAYQMICMATDYDCWHSFEDVDVAMVMKYMAANSENAKRLVGGVLDELSKQDNSDMVLAKQWEGSSQGAVKFMTKPEGRNPEAMKRVEFLFPGFWN; from the exons ATGGCCAGCCTTCCCGAGACCTTTGACC GCCCCGTCcacatcgccgtcatcggcggcaccggcctGGGCAAGCTCGAGGGCTACACCCCCGTCGCGGCCCTGaacccgacgacgccctggGGCaagccctcgtcgccgatcCAGATCCTCGAGCACAACGGCGTGCCcatcgccttcctcgcccgccaCGGCTTGCACCACCAGTTCGCGCCCCACGAGGTGCCCGCCCGCGCCAAcatcgccgccctgcgcTCCATCGGCGTGCGCTGCGTCatcgccttctcggccgtcggcAGCCTGCGCGAGGAGATCAAGCCTATGGACTTTGTCGTTCCGGACCAGGTCATCGACCGCACTAAGGGCGTGCGCCCCTTCACTTTCTTCGAGGGCGGTGTTGTCGGCCACGTTGGCTTCGCCGACCCCTTCGACAAGgggctcgccgaggtcgtcaagcGGTGCGCGGCGCACATgcagggcgacggcgttgtCCTTCACGAGAAGGGGACCATCATCTGCATGG AGGGCCCCCAATTTTCCACCCGCGCCGAGTCGCACATGTACCGCTCCTGGGGCGGCAGTGTCATCAACATGTCGGCCCTGCCCGAGGCCAAGCTCGCCCGCGAAGCCGAGATGGCCTACCAGATGATCTGCATGGCTACCGACTACGACTGCTGGCACTCgttcgaggacgtcgacgtcgccatgGTCATGAAGTACATGGCCGCCAACAGCGAGAACGCCAagcgcctcgtcggcggtgtcCTTGACGAGCTGTCCAAGCAGGACAACAGCGACATGGTCCTCGCCAAGCAGTGGGAGGGCTCCTCTCAAGGCGCCGTCAAGTTTATGACCAAGCCCGAGGGCCGCAATCCCGAGGCCATGAAGCGGGTCGAGTTCCTCTTCCCTGGTTTCTGGAACTAA
- a CDS encoding Essential cytoplasmic protein: MEKKPAMKVDTPPPSLPDLDLEDDAPGYETIEERCFSAALICLEGHYTIPPMGPQTAARVSSMIAKTLEKTHTFKHVRETLSRNVEIWIWLTKIFGAAIPSLTTRSVGPLSSLNDPEKGVTPQESTALIVKNHHSLKDDLSILNKLMHIARNLLVTSEPEVPQDICAAVHFDQMVYQTIILCVNVTSKGYDGEILDETSRAKLNEITDMYKKLLVTSLQQAHNWTAKNDRNKMSFWYDVLFDEDAQLDDPQEGMGDGSGFRVDIAKTEIQHWLERNSRMCETARKLLTEYSQNKSHKPPGVLAPIAPLAWNWFPEGQVKVRADNYKEGEKVNPKWDPEIHDKFEQDRAYCRVSREIDTWWMRARDANYEGWAVPMPSVDFAKTRTEHCKNNLLNRYTPVMRTEDHHEVVEVDESEQELGPDEAGSVVGAGTLAEEEYAEGYDDMMDDEDIDDDESYGEGPLTGLLTEIPNILDPKQIEALHMIVKSCILDSAGTGLTRAGENLQKTRCRMFLALDCGKSLLREMLVFIAVWEKDEQSLIFQITSQLIEALHHSALVPYAWNSLRIPKDIISPAQTVLLRLVNHIFRSRISNPPQDKKDQERDVKLVMFFFSFFRSRIVPECVALMHLQAQIREDNVDPAEFPVDTWDMERAKDGLAQYLDFLTTASEIAESRRKLIEWEAVYDLITLLNGLEAGVPKKPLVDTIPSRNRPSAPPSDQQSQSSQTTPIVERPYSTNESLPPSPPPPSLSDPAHKYPWSGIKGQIFTILATLLQPPPGQSTPGNPDVQTQMVNHNGIVPLLNCCAYDDHNPFAKERVTICLKWLLDGCEAANNFFRELVNLGAPQNLRPPPGGTTVSTIRVDGIQGEVKVQVRSNSAPAGDGEGQEGGGRQHIHDPYGLAEGAAKMNIRSNSSSEPFTDDDFM, translated from the exons ATGGAAAAAAAACCCGCCATGAAGGTCGAcacaccgccgccatctctGCCGGACCTAGACCTTGAGGATGACGCACCCGGCTATGAGACCATCGAGGAGCGctgcttctcggccgccCTCATCTGTCTCGAGGGCCACTACACCATTCCGCCCATGGGGCCCCAGACTGCCGCGAGGGTCTCGTCTATGATCGCCAAAACCCTCGAAAAGACACACACCTTCAAGCACGTCAG GGAAACTCTCTCGCGGAACGTCGAGATTTGGATCTGGTTAACAAAGATCTTCGGTGCCGCCATCCCCAGCCTCACCACCCGCTCAGTGGGCCCGCTGTCGAGCCTCAATGACCCCGAGAAGGGTGTCACTCCTCAGGAGAGCACTGCTCTTATCGTGAAGAACCATCACAGTCTCAAGGATGACCTCTCCATTCTGAACAAGCTTATGCATATCGCCAGAAACTTGTTGGTAACGTCGGAACCCGAAGTGCCTCAAGACATATGCGCCGCTGTTCACTTTGACCAGATGGTCTATCAAACTATCATTCTCTGTGTAAACGTCACCAGCAAAGGATACGATGGCGAAATCCTGGATGAGACTTCAAGGGCCAAGCTGAACGAGATCACTGATATGT ACAAGAAACTCCTCGTCACATCCCTCCAGCAAGCACACAACTGGACGGCCAAGAACGACCGCAACAAAATGTCCTTCTGGTACGATGTGCTCTTCGACGAAGACGCCCAGCTCGATGACCCCCAAGAAGGCATGGGCGACGGCTCTGGATTCCGCGTCGACATTGCCAAGACGGAAATCCAGCATTGGCTGGAGCGCAACTCGAGGATGTGCGAGACAGCACGCAAGCTCCTCACAGAATACTCTCAGAACAAATCCCACAAGCCACCCGGCGTCCTCGCGCCCATCGCGCCCCTGGCCTGGAACTGGTTTCCCGAGGGCCAGGTCAAGGTCCGCGCCGACAACTACAAAGAGGGCGAGAAGGTGAACCCCAAGTGGGATCCCGAAATCCATGACAAGTTCGAGCAAGACCGCGCCTACTGCCGCGTATCGCGGGAGATCGACACCTGGTGGATGCGCGCAAGGGACGCAAACTACGAAGGCTGGGCGGTTCCGATGCCGTCCGTCGACTTTGCAAAGACGAGGACGGAGCATTGCAAGAACAACCTCCTCAACCGCTACACACCCGTCATGCGCACCGAGGACCATcacgaggtcgtcgaggtcgacgagtCCGAGCAGGAACTGGGacccgacgaggccggctcGGTGGTGGGGGCCGGGACattggcggaggaggagtacGCCGAAGGCTACGACGACAtgatggacgacgaggacattGATGACGACGAGTCGTACGGTGAGGGGCCCTTGACGGGTCTCCTAACCGAGATCCCCAACATCCTCGACCCGAAGCAGATCGAGGCCCTCCACATGATTGTCAAGTCGTGCATCCTCGACTCGGCCGGCACGGGACTCACCCGCGCTGGCGAGAACCTTCAGAAGACGCGGTGCCGCATGTTCCTCGCCCTTGACTGCGGAAAGTCCCTGCTGCGCGAGATGctcgtcttcatcgccgtCTGGGAAAAGGACGAGCAGTCGCTCATCTTCCAAATAACCTCGCAGCTTATTGAGGCCCTCCACCACTCGGCCCTCGTCCCCTACGCCTGGAATTCTCTCCGCATCCCCAAGGACATCATCTCGCCCGCGCAGACCGTCCTCCTGCGCCTCGTCAATCACATCTTCCGCAGCCGCATCAGCAACCCGCCccaggacaagaaggacCAGGAGCGCGATGTCAAGCTCGTCATGTTCTTCTTCAGTTTCTTCCGCAGCCGCATCGTCCCCGAATGCGTTGCCCTTATGCACCTCCAGGCCCAGATCCGCGAGGACAATgtcgacccggccgagtTCCCCGTCGACACCTGGGACATGGAGCGCGCCAAGGATGGCCTCGCCCAGTACCTAGACTTCCTCACCACGGCCTCCGAGATTGCTgagtcgaggaggaagctCATTGAGTGGGAGGCCGTGTACGACCTCATCACCCTGCTCAACGGCCTTGAGGCTGGCGTCCCCAAGAAACCCCTCGTCGACACCATCCCCAGCCGCAATCGCCCCTCGGCACCCCCTTCGGACCAGCAATCCCAGTCCTCCCAGACGACTCCGATCGTCGAACGCCCTTACTCCACAAACGAATCCCTCCcgccgtcccctccccctccgtcCCTCTCCGACCCGGCCCACAAGTATCCCTGGTCCGGCATCAAGGGCCAGATCTTCACCATCCTCgccaccctcctccaaccGCCTCCCGGCCAGTCCACGCCCGGCAACCCGGACGTACAGACGCAGATGGTGAACCATAACGGCATCGTCCCACTCCTCAACTGCTGCGCCTACGACGACCACAACCCCTTCGCCAAGGAGCGGGTCACAATCTGCCTGAAGTGGCTCCTCGACGGCTGTGAGGCCGCCAACAACTTCTTCCGCGAGCTCGTTAACCTCGGCGCCCCGCAGAACTTgcgcccgccgcccggcGGCACCACCGTCTCCACAATACGTGTTGACGGCATCCAGGGCGAGGTCAAGGTGCAGGTGCGGTCCAACTCGGCGCCTGCTGGCGACGGAGAGGGgcaggagggcggcggaAGGCAACACATCCACGACCCGTacggcctggccgagggcgcggccAAGATGAACATCAGATCCAACTCCAGCAGCGAGCCCTTtaccgacgacgacttcatGTGA
- a CDS encoding Aminotransferase class I and II, with protein sequence MSTTPSRRLNVHNINQHVVAAEYAVRGELAVKSEEYRAKLAKGDKDLPFDAVISANIGNPQQLDQKPITFFRQVVSLLENPLLLEHEDVLQNQLGYKSDVIARAKFLLNKVGSVGAYSASAGVPAIKESIANFIERRDGFPADPAHIYLSGGASSGVNTLLHIIAKDSTSGVLVPIPQYPLYTATLSVLNATCVPYYLDEASGWGTDVATIKAAYEKATSEGTDVRAIVIINPGNPTGASLSEDDIRAVYDFAAEKSLVVMADEVYQTNVFVGKFHSFKGVLRKLQKENPGKYDHVELASLHSISKGMVGECGHRGGYFELVNFDPEVEANIYKFVSITLCAPVIGQCIVELMVNPPKEGEPSYELYRKEYDGIFNGLKERATALHKAFDQMEGVECGKPQGSMYLFPTIKLPAKAAEAAKKEGRSADEFYCMRMLEATGVCVVPGSGFGQKEGTLHFRTTFLAPGTDWVGRIINFHKDFVEKYR encoded by the exons ATGTCGACCACACCGTCCCGTCGGTTGAACGTGCACAACATCAACCAGCATGTTGTTGCCGCCGAGTACGCCGTTCGTGGCGAGCTGGCCGTGAAGTCGGAGGAGTACCGCGCGAAGCTGGCCAAGGGTGACAAGGACCTTCCCTTCGACGCGGTTATCTCGGCCAACATCGGAAACCCCCAGCAGCTCGACCAGAAGCCCATCACCTTCTTCCGCCAGGTCGTCAGCCTGCTGGAGAACCCCCTGCTCCTAGAGCACGAGGACGTTCTGCAGAACCAGCTCGGATACAAGAGCGATGTCATCGCCCGCGCCAAGTTCCTCCTGAACAAGGTCGGCTCTGTTGGCGCCTACAGCGCCAGCGCTGGTGTCCCTGCTATTAAGGAGAGCATTGCCAACTTCATCGAGC GCCGAGACGGATTTCCCGCCGATCCCGCCCACATTTACCTCTCCGGCGGCGCCTCATCTGGTGTCAACACGCTCCTGCACATCATCGCCAAGGACTCTACAAGCGGTGTTTTGGTTCCTATTCCCCAGTACCCGCTGTACACGGCGACTCTTTCCGTTCTCAACGCCACCTGTGTCCCTTACTACCTCGATGAGGCTTCCGGCTGGGGTACCGACGTGGCCACCATCAAGGCTGCCTACGAGAAGGCCACTTCCGAGGGCACCGATGTCCGTGCCATTGTTATCATCAACCCCGGCAACCCTACCGGCGCCTCCCTGTCTGAGGATGACATCCGCGCCGTCTACgacttcgccgccgagaagagccTCGTAGTgatggccgacgaggtctACCAGACCAACGTCTTTGTTGGCAAGTTCCACTCCTTCAAGGGTGTCCTGCGTAAGCTGCAGAAGGAGAACCCCGGCAAGTATGACCACGTTGAGCTCGCCTCGCTGCACTCTATCTCCAAGGGCATGGTCGGCGAGTGCGGCCACCGCGGCGGCTACTTCGAGCTTGTCAACTTCGaccccgaggtcgaggccaaCATCTACAAGTTCGTCTCTATCACCCTCTGCGCCCCCGTCATCGGCCAGTGCATCGTCGAGCTCATGGTCAACCCCcccaaggagggcgagccCAGCTACGAGCTGTATCGCAAGGAGTATGACGGCATCTTCAACGGCCTCAAGGAGCGCGCCACGGCCCTGCACAAGGCATTTGACCAGATGGAGGGCGTCGAGTGCGGCAAGCCTCAGGGCTCCATGTACCTCTTCCCGACCATCAAGCTCCCTGCCAAGGCCGCTGAAGCGGCCAAAAAGGAGGGCCGCAGCGCCGACGAGTTCTACTGCATGCGCATGCTCGAGGCCACTGGCGTCTGTGTCGTTCCCGGAAGCGGCTTCGGCCAGAAGGAGGGCACCCTGCACTTCCGTACCACCTTCCTCGCCCCCGGTACCGACTGGGTCGGCCGCATCATCAACTTCCACAAGGATTTTGTCGAGAAGTACCGGTAA
- a CDS encoding PH domain-containing protein: protein MADTKTLPQRSGTIMTNSSVLSDDAVPDVDPTSTAGLLAERLQAWKHAVGYLEDYMEVVEKIHRAQSKEYEKALKVISHPLKEGHHFDQSLGGVAGYFENMRSNTQAIINTNLETEKSIKGSVLPILERLHKEIKHKGKELAHGAQKGAKEVEKARNTTQKHIELLGQQTAAFESAGGKMHGSDDPYVVHRGVLHRLHKQVLEENNNRNDLIAVQNNFEAFEVHVIEVVQQAMEAFIQLAGGQAEKTRALYSDMLGAIQRVPADLEWKGFVSRSGDRLVNPNDPPRSVESINFPNMDHSAVKPLIEGSLERKSRNKLSWGYSTGYYVVTPAKFLHEFKDSDNARVDPKPELSIYLPDAVIGAPNGNKFNVKGKDRSKSISSKLTGSSELAFQAHTPADAQKWFEIIKNVAGATGPAEPVSSPTSPVIGSDEKMPAIAPVATPQSGHSVQEAGVTGADPTASPELLSPVDGPSSSATAAPAPAPAPATMAPVDEKKV from the exons ATGGCCGACACCAAGACCTTACCCCAGAGGTCGGGGACCATTATGACCAACTCGTCTGTCCTAAGCGACGATGCCGTTCCTGATGTCGACCCTACGAGC ACTGCCGGGCTCCTCGCAGAGCGTCTTCAAGCTTGGAAACATGCCGTCGGATACTTGGAGGATTACATGGAGGTTGTCGAGAAGATTCACAGGGCTCAGTCCAAAGAGTACGAAAAGGCCCTGAAGGTCATCTCCCACCCCTTGAAAGAAGGCCACCACTTCGACCAGagccttggcggcgtcgcgggctACTTTGAGAACATGCGCTCCAATACTCAGGCGATTATTAACACCAATCTCGAGACGGAAAAGAGCATCAAGGGCTCTGTCCTCCCCATCCTCGAGCGCCTGCACAAGGAGATTAAGCACAAGGGCAAGGAGTTGGCACACGGCGCACAGAAAGGCGCCAAGGAGGTCGAAAAGGCCCGCAACACCACACAGAAGCAcatcgagctcctcggccaaCAGACAGCGGCTTTCGAgtcggccggcggcaagatGCACGGATCTGACGACCCTTACGTAGTCCACCGAGGTGTCTTGCACAGGCTGCACAAGCAGGTCCTGGAGGAGAACAACAACCGGAACGACCTCATTGCTGTTCAGAATAACTTCGAGGCTTTCGAGGTTCATGTCATCGAAGTTGTCCAGCAAGCAATGGAGGCCTTCATCCAGTTGGCCGGCGGTCAGGCGGAAAAGACTCGCGCGCTCTATTCGGACATGCTGGGTGCGATCCAAAGGGTcccggccgacctcgagTGGAAGGGCTTCGTCTCCCGCAGCGGCGACCGCTTGGTCAACCCCAACGACCCCCCGCGCTCAGTCGAGTCCATCAACTTCCCCAACATGGACCATTCCGCCGTCAAGCCTCTCATTGAGGGTTCCTTGGAGCGCAAATCGCGTAACAAGCTCTCATGGGGCTACTCTACCGGGTACTACGTTGTCACTCCGGCCAAGTTCCTGCACGAGTTCAAGGACTCCGACAACGCCCGCGTTGATCCCAAGCCCGAGCTGTCCATCTATCTGCCCGATGCCGTGATTGGAGCTCCCAACGGAAACAAGTTCaacgtcaagggcaaggacaGGAGCAAGTCGATCAGCTCAAAGCTCACCGGATCCTCGGAGTTGGCTTTCCAGGCGCACACCCCTGCCGACGCACAGAAGTGGTTCGAGATCATCAAGAACGTTGCGGGAGCGACTGGACCTGCAGAACCCGTATCGTCGCCCACCTCGCCGGTTATTGGATCCGACGAGAAGATGCCTGCGATTGCGCCCGTCGCGACCCCCCAGTCTGGCCATTCGGTACAAGAGGCCGGTGTCACTGGCGCCGACCCAACCGCGAGCCCGGAGTTGCTGAGCCCGGTTGATGGCCCATCGTCGAGCGCCACGGCTGCTCCCGCGCCTGCACCTGCGCCTGCTACGATGGCACCTGTGGACGAAAAGAAGGTCTAA
- a CDS encoding Tyrosine--tRNA ligase, with the protein MAEGTKAQERFALIQENLAEIMNPEIIEKILAEGRNPKIYWGTATTGRPHCGYFVAAIKLAQFLAAGCELTVLLADIHGFLDNLKAPIELVEQRAKFYKFAITNILNAVGVSTEKLKFVLGSSYQKSPEYIMDVYKMSSLISERDAKKAGAEVVKQSDNAPMSGLLYPVLQVCDEEHLGVDAQFGGMDQRKLFAAATEWLPKVGYQVRAHLLNPMVPGLNGGKMSSSDPDSKIDLLDAPEVVQKKIRKAECVPKVAEGNGVLAFVEYVLLPAAALKGKKEFRVERERDGLDPLVYTNIAEIHTDYTNDVLTPQLLKPAVTKALNELLLPIQKAFQDSEEWKEITQKAYPPVEDDKKKKKKQPKDKGSRYPGGGKGGAAAQDGAVKESELPVRPADGAAQ; encoded by the exons ATGGCGGAAGGCACCAAGGCCCAGGAGAGGTTCGCCCTCATCCAGGAGAACCTGGCAGAGATCATGAACCCCGAGATCATCGAGAAAATCCTGGCCGAGGGTCGCAACCCGAAGATCTACTGGG GAACCGCGACAACGGGCAGACCGCACTGTGGCTACTTTGTGGCGGCCATTAAGCTGGCGCagttcctcgccgccggctgcgAGCTgaccgtcctcctcgccgacatccacggcttcctcgacaacctcaaGGCCCCGATCGAGCTCGTTGAGCAGCGCGCCAAGTTCTACAAGTTTGCCATCACAAACATCCTCAACGCCGTTGGCGTCTCcaccgagaagctcaagtTTGTCCTGGGCAGCTCCTACCAGAAGAGCCCCGAGTACATCATGGATGTCTACAAGATGAGCTCGCTCATTAGTGAGAGGGatgcgaagaaggccggcgccgaggtcgtgaAGCAGTCTGAC AACGCCCCCATGAGCGGTCTGCTCTACCCCGTACTCCAGGTTTGCGACGAGGAGCACCTGGGTGTTGATGCTCAGTTCGGAG GCATGGACCAGAGAAAGCTGTTCGCGGCGGCAACTGAGTGGCTGCCCAAGGTCGGATACCAAGTGCGCGCGCATTTGTTGAATCCCATGGTTCCTGGTCTCAACGGTGGCAAGATGAGCTCAAGCGACCCTG ACAGCAAGATCGACCTTCTTGATGCGCCCGAGGTTGTCCAGAAGAAGATCCGGAAGGCCGAGTGTGTACCCAAGGTCGCCGAAGGCAATGGTGTTTTGGCCTTCGTCGAGTACGTGCTGCTGCCCGCCGCGGCTCtgaagggcaagaaggagttcCGCGTCGAGAGGGAACGCGATGGTCTCGATCCCCTGGTCTACACCAACATCGCCGAGATACACACCGACTACACCAACGACGTG TTGACGCCCCAGCTGCTGAAGCCTGCCGTGACCAAGGCCCTCAACGAACTCCTGTTGCCCATCCAGAAGGCGTTCCAGGACTCGGAGGAATGGAAGGAGATTACGCAGAAGGCTTACCCGCCGGTTgaggacgacaagaagaagaagaagaagcaaccCAAGGACAAGGGCTCCCGCTACCCCGGCGGAGGCAAGGGCGGTGCTGCGGCCCAGGACGGCGCAGTCAAGGAGTCGGAGCTGCCCGTGCGTCcggccgacggcgcggctCAATGA